The Patescibacteria group bacterium DNA segment TATTTCCAGGATGTTGAAGCGATTGTCAACCAGATAAAAGCGGCTTATGAGTAAAAAACTGATTGTTCTTGGCTTAGCCGGCGCTTTTTTAACTAGCGCTTTGCTTTTAAAAAGCAGATATAACTTTTCCGCTGATTTGGAACTGAAAAAACTAATCGCCAAAGTCTCGCCCAGTCCAATACCGCAAAGATTAAATCCTGTACCCAAAACTGTCAAAGCAGTTTATCTAACTTCTTGGTCTGCGGGTAATCCGGAAAAAATCAATCAAGTTATTGAGTTAGCGAAAACTACCGAGATTAACGCGGTGGTGATTGATATCAAAGATTATTCCGGCAAAGTCGCGTTTGAAACAAACAGCGAGTTAATCAAACAGATTGGTTCAAAAGAAATCAGAATTAAAAATTTTAAAGAGCTAATCCAAAAACTTCATCAGGAAAATATCTATATCATTGCCAGAATCGCGGTTTTTCAGGACCTTTATCTGGCTGAAACCAAACCAGAACTGGCAGTGAAAAATAAAACCAACAGCAAGATCTGGCGTGACCAGAAAAACTTAGCTTGGGTTGATCCGGCCAGCCGAAAAGTCTGGGATTATAACTTAGAGATTGCCAAACAAGCAATTGCTTTAGGAGTTGACGAGCTTAATTTTGATTATATCCGGTTCCCTTCTGATGGCGATATCTCTAATTTAGCTTATCCGGTTTATAATCCGGAAACAGAAACCAAGTTCGAAACTATCAAAAGGTTTTTTAAATACTTAAATGAAAGCCTAAAACCCGAGGGGATAATTCTTTCTGCAGATTTATTTGGCCAGGCGACTTTTGATGAATCAGATATGAATATTGGCCAAATTATTGAAGATGCTTATTTATATTTTGATTATGTTTCACCAATGGTTTATCCGTCTCATTATGCTAACGGCTTTTTAGGCTATAAAAACCCGGCTTTATATCCTTATGAAGTAATTGATTATTCCTTAGAAAGCGCAATCCAGCGCCGAGTTGAGCTATTCAGCCGATTAGCTTCTGGCACGACTGAATTAGAACAGAAAAAAATCAAGTTGGCTGAACTCCGGCCCTGGCTCCAAGCATTTAATCTGGGCGCTGACTATACCCCGGAAATAGTCAGAAAGCAGATTCAAGCAATTGATGATAATGGCTTAGATTTTGGCTGGTATTTATGGAACCCGAACAACATTTACAACCCCAAAGCGCTTAAAAAAGAATAAACATTAATTTTCAATTACCAATTTTCTGGCTACGCCAGATCTCGCGAGACGAGAAAAAATCAGATTTTAGATTAAAGATGAATGGAACAATCCCAACGAATAACGAATTTATACGAATTTACGAATAAACGAATTTTTCTTTATTTGTTATTCGTATATTCGCTTATTCGCAACTGATTCGTTATTCGTTGATTTAGTCCTGTTTAACGATTATAATGCTTTAGAAAAAACTTTAGGCCAGGGTAGCTCAGCTGGTTAGAGCGCGGCACTCATAACGCCGAGGTCGAGAGTTCAAGCCTCTCCCCTGGCACCAAAAAATTATTCATTGCGGTCATCGGCTCTTAGCCGATGGCTTTCTAACCCAGGCATTGCCTGGATTTTTTATTTAAAAACAAAATAGCCCGTTCTCCTAGACGGGCTATTTAAAAAAGAAATTTTTTAAAATCCAAAGAGCCAAGAAAAAAATCAAAACTCCTTGGACCAAAAACCAAATCCAGGAAATTATCCAGGAAATTATTTTGGTTTTCATAGCAACCTCCTTTAAAACTTTGTTTAAGAAATTTTAGCATATTTTTTGCTTAAAACAGTTTGACCTAACATCTATTTGACAATCATAAGGAAGTATGCTATAATATAAGTATAATCGGGGGTTGTCAGAAGGCTGGCGGCCTTAGCCGCCTAAAGACTCTGTCTTTTGCGGACACCCCCAAACAACTCTCCCCTCGCAACTGCGAGGGGTTTTTCATTGCTAAAACTAAGTTTTTTTAGTAAAATAAAATTTCATGAGCCCAATGTTTAGAAGAAAGAATGAAGTGCTCTTTGAAAAATGGACTAGTCAAATGGCTTATGTTTTGGGATATATTTTAGCAGATGGCTCCTTAATCAAAAATAAACGAGGCGCTTATTTTACAGAGATTCAATCTATAGATAAAGAAATTATCGTGAAAATAAGGAAAGTTTTTGATTCGGATTTAAAAATCAGCGTTTACAAACCCAAAAAGGGCCGGATAAGATACCGTCTTCAGATTGGTTCTAAAAAAATATTTACAGATCTTTTAAAACTCGGCATAAAACCAAAGAAAAGTTGTCATGAAAAACTGCCCAAAATTCCCAGTAAATACTTTTCTGACTTTTTGAGAGGATATTTTGATGGCGACGGAAGTGTCAACATCTGTACATATCAACGAAAAGACAGAAACAAAAAATCAACGGTTTTAAGCTCGGGTTTTACTTCTGGCGGCAAATTGATTCTAAAACAAATATGGCGGAATCTAAAACTGAAGAAAATTATAGCTGGTGGGACCCTATATTTTCATGAACGTAGCTACCGTCTTTGGTTTTCCATTCATGATTCTTTATCTCTCTATAACTTTCTTTATCAGAACGTCGAAAATGGTTTATTTTTAACGAGAAAAAAGAGGATTTTTGAAAGATATAAAAATTAAGGGCCAGTGGAGCAGCCCGGAGTGCTCGTCTCCCTGTCACGGAGAAGGTCGCGGGTTCAAATCCCGTCTGGCCCGCTAAAAATTTCTAACTAAACTTAGAAAATAAAACAAAAAAACAAGCTCTTGGGGCTTGTTTTTATTCTTAATTCCCAATTCTTTATTCTCTGTTTACTCGGGCAGATATGGCAACAAGCTCATCTGCCGGGCTCGTTTAACTGCTCGGGCCAGCTCCCGCTGATGTTTGGCGCAAAGTCCGGTTTTTGCCCGAGGTTTGATTTTTTGGGAAACCGCTAAAAAACGCCTTAAGGTTTCAGCGTCTTGCCAATTTATTGGCGCTCGGCCGCAAAAATAACATTGTTTTGTCTTTTTCATTATTTTATCGTTAAATTAGAAATTGGTTGAGGAATAAAGCCATTTAGCCATAATTTAAAACGGCAGGTTTTCGTCTAAATCCAGGTCTGACTCAACCGGCTCGCCCGGTTCAATCACCGGAATCTCGTTTTGGTCAGAAATTTTTTCTTCCGGAACTTCGGGCAGGTCCATTTTTTCTTGGCTGAATGCAGCTCTTGGCCCAAACTGAACCCGATCAGCAACCACTTCGGTCCGGTATTTTTTCTCGCCTGTCGGCGCATCCCAGGACCGGGTTTTCAATCTGCCTTCAACCATTAACAGCCTGCCTTTATCAACATATTGCTTGCAGATTTCGGCTTGCCGGCCCCAGACAACAATATTGTGATACTCAGTTTCTTCCTGCCTTTGCCCGGCTTTGTCAGTCCAAAACCGGTTGGTCGCCAAAGGAAAGCTGGCCACTGACTGGCCTTGAGGCGTAGTCCGAAGCTCGATCTCCCGAACCACCCGACCAATTAAAACAACTTTATTAAGATTCATCCTCTAAAATTTCTTTTAATTTTGTTTCTAAAACTTTATCAGAAACCGGTTCTTTTATTTCTTTGGCAGAATCAGTCGGAGCTGTTTCAAAAACCGGCGCCGGCTTTCTTGGCCTAACGGCTTTTTTACGTTTCTCCGGCAAAACCGTAAAAATAGTTTTTCTCAAGATTTGATCTTCATATAAAAGCAATTTTTCTACTTGTTTTAATTTTCCCGGAGTCAAAGAAAAAACCACCTCACCCCAAAAGCCGGTGGTTTGTTTTTTAATCGGATAAGCCATTGGCCGTTTTCCCAATGGCCGAGAAGAGATAATCGCGCCTCCGGCGCGGCTAATTGCTTGTTCAATTTTTTTCTGCTCTGCTTCCGGAATCCGGTCCGCGCCCGGATCTTTCAGCCAAAAACAGATCTGATAAATTCCTGTTCCCATTATTAAAGAATTTAACACAGCTGAAGCAATTAGTCAATTTAACTGATTATTTAGTCGCTTGGTACAAAGCTTGAACCTCGGCCTCGGTTAAAATGCGATTGTAAATCTTAAACCCGTCAATAATGCCGTTAAACTGGCTTTGCTGACCCGCTCCCCAAGTGCCAACAAAACCGGTTTGAGTCGCGTTTTTCGCCGGCGTAGTTGAACCGTGGCAGTTCTGCAGATCTTGGCTTTTGCCGTTTAAATAAAGCTTGACATTATCATAAGCAGGTACGCCATTATAAAAAACTGCCACCAGATGAGCCCAATTTTGAGCCAAACCTTGGTGCGACACGCCCAAGAGATTGCCCTGGCCAACATTAAACCCTAAGCAGCCATGATCTAAACTCAAACCATAAGGCGCATCCCAGCCAAAAACTATCTCATCTTCTTGGCCGTTCCAATACATCCAAAGTTCAACTGAATTAAATCCCCCAGACGCAGTGTCCACCGGCAGATTGCTAAACTGAACATAATCGCCATTACCATCAAAACTCAAGCCCGAGCCAGTTTTCCCTGGAACCAAAACCGCTCCAAAAACATCGCCATTATTAGCATAACCGGAACGGTCTAAAACTAAACTGCCAGAAAGCTGGTCAAAATCCCAATATCCGCTCAAGCCTAAGGGTAAAGACCAAAGAAAAAGATTGGCGCCAATCTCAAACCGGGAGTCGTCAATGCCGCCGTCTTTAAAAGCGAATCCCTTTAAATATTTTTCTGACTCAAGCAACGAAGTTAAAACAAATTGCCGGTTATTATCAACAACATAGGCATAATAATAATCTTTACTGTTCAGCGGGTCTTCGGGCAGGGGACCAATTGAATCTAAACTGAAGTTAATCGGCAGCCAACCCAAGCCGTTTGATTTTCTATAGTTCTGGAAGTCTGAACAATAATAGCTCCAGCCTGAAGGCAAAGCAGGCAAATTATAGCTTGAGCAATCGGCAGCGCTATCAGGCAGAGAAAGATAAACAACACTGCTATTGCCTAATGATTCAGAAGGAAATTTTTCTGATAAATGATTAATTTCTAAAAACAATTGATTAAGGTCTTTAACCCTCTGGCCGTCCCTAACTCCCTTGAATAAAAAAATCGGATTAGAATAAAAAACCGCCAAAGAAAAAATAATCGAAACAATTCCGAGAGCAAGCAGAAGCTCTATAAAAGAAAAGCTTAAAAAACTCTTAGCCTTTCCAACCACCTGACCCGGTTTGTGCCAGAAGGCAAAAAAATTCATAAGGATTTTATTTCTCCGGCGGTTTTTTAAATAATTGGTTTATCGCTGATTCAATTTTTTTCGCGGTCTGGGGATTTTCTGCTAAATAGGACTGGGCTGCCTCAAAACCAACTCCGAGCTTTTCTTCATTAAAAGCATAGCTCGCCCCGGCCCGCTTAACCAGATTGTATTTTATTCCAGTATTAATCAAGTCGCCAAGATAAGAGATTCCCTGGTTATACATAATGTCAAACTCAGCGGTCCGGAATGGCGGCGCCACTTTATTTTTCACGACTTTGGCTTTAACCCGATTGCCGACAATCTCATCGCCTTTTTTAATCTGGGCCGCTCGGCGGACCTCAATCCTGACCGAAGAATAAAATTTCAGCGCCTTGCCCCCGGGAGTGGTTTCTGGATTTCCGTACATTCCGATCTGCATCCTGATCTGATTAATAAAAATAACCACGGTTTTTGATTTTGAAACAATCGCGGTCAACTTTCTCAAAGCTTGAGACATTAATCTGGCTTGCAAGCCAATAAACTGATCTCCCATTGCTCCTTCAATCTC contains these protein-coding regions:
- a CDS encoding putative glycoside hydrolase yields the protein MSKKLIVLGLAGAFLTSALLLKSRYNFSADLELKKLIAKVSPSPIPQRLNPVPKTVKAVYLTSWSAGNPEKINQVIELAKTTEINAVVIDIKDYSGKVAFETNSELIKQIGSKEIRIKNFKELIQKLHQENIYIIARIAVFQDLYLAETKPELAVKNKTNSKIWRDQKNLAWVDPASRKVWDYNLEIAKQAIALGVDELNFDYIRFPSDGDISNLAYPVYNPETETKFETIKRFFKYLNESLKPEGIILSADLFGQATFDESDMNIGQIIEDAYLYFDYVSPMVYPSHYANGFLGYKNPALYPYEVIDYSLESAIQRRVELFSRLASGTTELEQKKIKLAELRPWLQAFNLGADYTPEIVRKQIQAIDDNGLDFGWYLWNPNNIYNPKALKKE
- a CDS encoding LAGLIDADG family homing endonuclease; the protein is MFRRKNEVLFEKWTSQMAYVLGYILADGSLIKNKRGAYFTEIQSIDKEIIVKIRKVFDSDLKISVYKPKKGRIRYRLQIGSKKIFTDLLKLGIKPKKSCHEKLPKIPSKYFSDFLRGYFDGDGSVNICTYQRKDRNKKSTVLSSGFTSGGKLILKQIWRNLKLKKIIAGGTLYFHERSYRLWFSIHDSLSLYNFLYQNVENGLFLTRKKRIFERYKN
- the rpsR gene encoding 30S ribosomal protein S18; its protein translation is MKKTKQCYFCGRAPINWQDAETLRRFLAVSQKIKPRAKTGLCAKHQRELARAVKRARQMSLLPYLPE
- the ssb gene encoding single-stranded DNA-binding protein, with the translated sequence MNLNKVVLIGRVVREIELRTTPQGQSVASFPLATNRFWTDKAGQRQEETEYHNIVVWGRQAEICKQYVDKGRLLMVEGRLKTRSWDAPTGEKKYRTEVVADRVQFGPRAAFSQEKMDLPEVPEEKISDQNEIPVIEPGEPVESDLDLDENLPF
- a CDS encoding 30S ribosomal protein S6, producing the protein MGTGIYQICFWLKDPGADRIPEAEQKKIEQAISRAGGAIISSRPLGKRPMAYPIKKQTTGFWGEVVFSLTPGKLKQVEKLLLYEDQILRKTIFTVLPEKRKKAVRPRKPAPVFETAPTDSAKEIKEPVSDKVLETKLKEILEDES
- a CDS encoding LamG domain-containing protein codes for the protein MNFFAFWHKPGQVVGKAKSFLSFSFIELLLALGIVSIIFSLAVFYSNPIFLFKGVRDGQRVKDLNQLFLEINHLSEKFPSESLGNSSVVYLSLPDSAADCSSYNLPALPSGWSYYCSDFQNYRKSNGLGWLPINFSLDSIGPLPEDPLNSKDYYYAYVVDNNRQFVLTSLLESEKYLKGFAFKDGGIDDSRFEIGANLFLWSLPLGLSGYWDFDQLSGSLVLDRSGYANNGDVFGAVLVPGKTGSGLSFDGNGDYVQFSNLPVDTASGGFNSVELWMYWNGQEDEIVFGWDAPYGLSLDHGCLGFNVGQGNLLGVSHQGLAQNWAHLVAVFYNGVPAYDNVKLYLNGKSQDLQNCHGSTTPAKNATQTGFVGTWGAGQQSQFNGIIDGFKIYNRILTEAEVQALYQATK
- the recA gene encoding recombinase RecA, with amino-acid sequence MSPQKAKKTKKLSSAKEEKLEELIKDLQSRYGEGTIMVLGQVARVDVDVIPTGSISLNLALGVGGLPRGRLIEIYGPESSGKTTLALHVVAEAQKQGGQAAFIDAEHALDPEYAKKIGVKVSDLLISQPDTGEQALEIVESLVRTQALDVIVIDSVAALTPRAEIEGAMGDQFIGLQARLMSQALRKLTAIVSKSKTVVIFINQIRMQIGMYGNPETTPGGKALKFYSSVRIEVRRAAQIKKGDEIVGNRVKAKVVKNKVAPPFRTAEFDIMYNQGISYLGDLINTGIKYNLVKRAGASYAFNEEKLGVGFEAAQSYLAENPQTAKKIESAINQLFKKPPEK